In Streptomyces sp. Li-HN-5-11, the sequence CACAGCCGCAGTATCCGCGCCTGCTCCGGCTGTGGCCGGGTGCCGTGGGCGGGCGGCGGATCCACCGCGGTCACCGTGGTGATGAGGGTGAAGTCGGCGCGGCTGGGCCGGGTGCGTCCACCGGTCAGGGTGAACGGCCGCACCAGGCGGCCCCCCGCGTCACCTCCGCTCACCTCACTCGCCGGCGCCGGCCGGGGCGGCACCGGCCCGCGGGGCCGCGCTGAGGTGCTCGCCGATCTTCTTCACCAGCATGTTCATCTGGTACGCCACCACGCCGACGTCCGCGCCCTGGCTGGTGAGGACGACGAGGTGGGCGCCGGGTCCCGCAGCGGTGAGGATCAGATAGCTGTGCGCCATCTCGATGAGCGCCTGGCGCACCGGCCCGCCGCGGAAGTCCATGCTGACGCCCTTGCTGAGGCTCATCAGTCCGGACGCGGTCGCCGCCAGCCGCTCGGCGTCGTCGCGCAGGAACCCGGTGGACTTGCTCACCACGAGCCCGTCCTCGGAGAGGACGACAGCGTGGTTCACCTCGGCGACCCGGTCCACGAGTCCGGTGAGGAGCTGGTCGAGCTGGGTGTGCGTGGCGGGAACGGGGCGTGTCATGTCACTGTCCTTCATGAGCGGTCGGCGGGCGGAGTCACGGTGACGGGCGGGCCTGCGGCGGTGGCCGGCGTCTCCGGTTCTGCCGGTGCGGCGGCCTCCCCACGGTCGTACCGCTGCGGGGCGCCGTCGTCACGGGCCCGG encodes:
- a CDS encoding roadblock/LC7 domain-containing protein; the encoded protein is MTRPVPATHTQLDQLLTGLVDRVAEVNHAVVLSEDGLVVSKSTGFLRDDAERLAATASGLMSLSKGVSMDFRGGPVRQALIEMAHSYLILTAAGPGAHLVVLTSQGADVGVVAYQMNMLVKKIGEHLSAAPRAGAAPAGAGE